From the genome of Candidatus Dormiibacterota bacterium, one region includes:
- the hrcA gene encoding heat-inducible transcriptional repressor HrcA, with amino-acid sequence MDFELTLDARKQQILKAVVSDYTETGVPVGSVALAIKHLGSWSSATIRNELSTLVEIGYLLQPHASAGRIPSDRGYRYYVDFLMEEEQISAAVRRQVDPVFPTRPSAVEELLEAAAMVLAMVTDAVSIVTGPRALGAKLKHLDVVSLDAEHALLIVLLDGNLLQQHVFPLSVETDQETLSRISAELNRTLRGLGPDAIEALPPLPGDDAVTATLRAEIVAHVLLVMRSDGAGEDTVVIHDGVRNLLRQPEFGDVMRLRQVLDIVEEERALGQLLSSLHLGKAVQGVHVVIGAEAEVEQLRGCSLVLTTYRAGDAARGTIGVLGPTRMRYSQVSPRVRYVSQRVGQALERLLG; translated from the coding sequence GCAAGCAGCAGATCCTCAAGGCGGTGGTCTCCGACTACACCGAGACCGGGGTGCCGGTGGGGTCGGTCGCGCTGGCCATCAAGCACCTCGGCTCGTGGTCGTCGGCGACCATCCGCAACGAGCTCTCCACCCTCGTGGAGATCGGCTACCTGCTCCAGCCCCACGCCTCGGCGGGCCGGATCCCCTCCGATCGCGGCTACCGCTACTACGTCGACTTCCTGATGGAGGAGGAGCAGATCAGCGCCGCGGTGCGCCGCCAGGTCGACCCCGTCTTCCCCACCCGCCCGTCCGCGGTCGAGGAGCTGCTCGAGGCGGCGGCGATGGTGCTCGCCATGGTCACCGACGCGGTGAGCATCGTCACCGGGCCGCGTGCCCTGGGGGCGAAGCTCAAGCACCTCGACGTGGTCTCGCTCGACGCCGAGCATGCCCTGCTGATCGTGCTCCTCGACGGCAATCTGCTCCAGCAGCACGTGTTCCCGCTCAGCGTCGAGACCGACCAGGAGACCCTGAGCCGGATCTCCGCGGAGCTCAACCGGACCCTGCGCGGCCTCGGCCCCGACGCCATCGAGGCGCTGCCGCCCCTGCCCGGCGACGACGCCGTGACCGCCACGCTCCGCGCCGAGATCGTCGCCCACGTGCTCCTGGTGATGCGCTCCGACGGCGCCGGCGAGGACACCGTGGTGATCCACGACGGGGTCCGCAACCTGCTCCGCCAGCCCGAGTTCGGCGACGTGATGCGGCTGCGGCAGGTGCTCGACATCGTCGAGGAGGAGCGGGCCCTCGGGCAGCTGCTCTCCTCGCTCCACCTCGGCAAGGCGGTCCAGGGGGTGCACGTGGTCATCGGCGCCGAGGCCGAGGTGGAACAGCTTCGTGGCTGCAGCCTGGTTTTGACCACCTACCGTGCGGGGGACGCTGCTCGTGGCACCATCGGGGTGCTGGGTCCCACCCGCATGCGCTACTCGCAGGTCTCACCGCGGGTCCGCTACGTCTCCCAGCGGGTGGGCCAGGCCCTCGAGCGGCTGCTCGGCTGA